Proteins found in one Campylobacter lari genomic segment:
- the fliQ gene encoding flagellar biosynthesis protein FliQ, giving the protein MESTLVALGVQTFKITLMLSLPMLLAGLIAGLIISIFQAVTQINEATLSFVPKILLVVVVIVFLMPWMISSMIDFTTNILNQIPSFIR; this is encoded by the coding sequence ATGGAAAGTACTTTAGTAGCCTTGGGTGTACAAACTTTTAAAATCACACTTATGCTTTCTTTACCTATGCTTTTAGCAGGGCTTATCGCAGGGCTTATTATAAGTATTTTTCAAGCTGTAACGCAAATTAATGAAGCTACGCTTTCTTTTGTGCCAAAAATTTTACTTGTTGTTGTGGTGATAGTGTTTTTAATGCCTTGGATGATAAGTTCTATGATAGATTTTACAACGAATATTTTAAATCAAATTCCAAGCTTTATTCGATGA
- a CDS encoding menaquinone biosynthesis family protein, which translates to MNKKISVAHSPDADDIFMYMAIKFGWIGKAYKYENTALDIQTLNELALQNIYDVSAISFALYPLIASEYALLKTAVSFGEGYGPKLIKKKNKKLKPNFKVALSGAHTTNALIFRIKYPQARIVYKNFLEIEKAVLEDEVDAGVLIHESILEFDSSLCVEAELWDIWQELAKDDLPLPLGGMALRRSLPLNDAIAVEKDLIKAVEVADHNRKILASMLLERDLIRVDAQKLDVYLNLYANKNSINMNDKQYNAIDKLFELGFNHGFYEKLIKSKDYLIPSEYEEFRNS; encoded by the coding sequence ATGAATAAAAAAATTAGCGTAGCACACTCTCCTGATGCTGATGATATTTTTATGTATATGGCAATTAAATTCGGATGGATTGGAAAAGCTTATAAGTATGAAAATACAGCTTTGGATATACAAACTTTAAACGAGCTTGCATTGCAAAATATATACGATGTTAGCGCAATATCTTTTGCGCTTTATCCTTTGATAGCTAGTGAATATGCTTTGCTAAAAACTGCTGTGAGTTTTGGCGAGGGTTATGGGCCAAAGCTTATTAAGAAAAAGAATAAAAAATTAAAGCCAAATTTTAAAGTTGCTTTAAGTGGAGCGCACACTACTAATGCTTTAATCTTTCGTATAAAATACCCACAAGCTAGGATAGTTTATAAGAATTTTTTAGAGATTGAGAAAGCTGTTTTAGAAGATGAAGTTGATGCAGGAGTGCTTATACATGAGAGCATTTTAGAATTTGATTCAAGTTTATGTGTTGAGGCTGAACTTTGGGATATTTGGCAAGAATTAGCCAAAGATGATTTACCTTTGCCTTTAGGTGGTATGGCACTTAGAAGATCTTTACCGCTTAATGATGCAATAGCGGTTGAAAAAGATTTGATTAAAGCAGTAGAAGTAGCTGATCATAATAGAAAAATCTTAGCTTCCATGCTTTTAGAGCGTGATTTAATACGCGTAGATGCGCAAAAACTTGATGTGTATTTAAATTTATATGCGAATAAAAACTCTATTAATATGAATGATAAACAATACAATGCCATAGATAAGCTTTTTGAGCTTGGATTTAATCATGGATTTTATGAGAAATTAATAAAAAGCAAAGATTATCTTATACCTAGCGAGTATGAAGAATTTAGAAATTCTTGA
- a CDS encoding cysteine permease, which yields MTYTILPPNQFLDDYVLNVQLHQLANISKNAYKFWKDAQVARYQGTRVVFLHKKSILKKHQHLIQKCENLSGYVLASAFCSFTTLAPSHLVEKNNSQIYKILDIKEVCGVKFVNLKAFYDLLKLDYNYNIYIEKCHFFSPTPLEKRIKITESMCVGYY from the coding sequence ATGACTTATACCATTTTACCGCCTAATCAGTTCTTAGATGATTATGTCTTAAATGTGCAATTGCATCAATTAGCAAATATCTCTAAAAACGCTTATAAATTTTGGAAAGACGCTCAAGTAGCACGTTATCAAGGTACAAGGGTGGTATTTTTACACAAAAAAAGTATTTTAAAAAAACACCAACATCTTATACAAAAATGTGAAAATTTAAGCGGCTATGTGTTAGCAAGTGCCTTTTGCTCATTTACTACTTTAGCTCCATCTCATTTAGTAGAAAAAAATAATTCTCAAATTTATAAAATCTTGGATATAAAAGAAGTATGCGGGGTTAAATTTGTAAATTTAAAGGCATTTTATGATCTTTTAAAACTAGATTATAATTATAATATTTATATCGAAAAATGCCATTTTTTTAGTCCTACTCCTTTGGAAAAGCGTATTAAAATCACTGAGAGTATGTGCGTTGGGTATTACTAA
- a CDS encoding group III truncated hemoglobin: MKFETINHDGIKKLMDVFYAKVRVDKDLGPIFNEKIGIDDESWKKHKEKIASFWAGMFLGDPSYSGSPLRAHHELPPFPREFFDVWLNLFDKSLQEVFEDEPRSIIIERARMIAQRFQMIIYDHRFA; the protein is encoded by the coding sequence ATGAAATTTGAAACTATTAATCATGATGGTATTAAAAAACTTATGGATGTTTTTTATGCAAAAGTTAGGGTGGATAAAGATTTAGGACCTATTTTTAATGAGAAAATTGGTATAGATGATGAGAGTTGGAAAAAACATAAAGAAAAAATAGCAAGCTTTTGGGCAGGGATGTTTTTAGGTGACCCAAGCTATAGCGGCTCGCCTTTAAGGGCTCATCATGAATTACCTCCATTTCCAAGAGAATTTTTTGATGTTTGGCTTAACTTATTTGATAAAAGTTTGCAAGAAGTTTTCGAAGATGAACCAAGGAGTATTATCATAGAAAGAGCTAGAATGATAGCCCAAAGATTTCAAATGATTATTTATGATCATAGATTTGCTTAA
- a CDS encoding UDP-N-acetylmuramate dehydrogenase has translation MIIDFSKYSSVRIGASFEVQVLEEPCKFDGFLVGGANNLLISPKPKKLGILGKSFDYIKILEQNEKGMFLEIGSSVKSFKMYHFAKENNLKGFEFLRNIPGTLGGILKMNAGLKDEDISKNLISICTFNQEILKQNIAFTYRFNPVKEVMYSAKFFLEYGFDPVKDELLKNARKNQPKGASFGSIFKNPKNDHAGRLIEAVNLKGFSKNDAMFSNEHANFLINKKHASFDDALFLIELAKKRVFEEFGIVLEEEVVII, from the coding sequence ATGATTATTGATTTTTCTAAGTATTCTTCTGTACGTATAGGCGCGAGCTTTGAAGTGCAGGTGCTTGAAGAACCTTGTAAATTTGATGGTTTTTTAGTAGGCGGGGCAAATAATCTTTTAATCTCTCCAAAACCCAAAAAACTTGGAATTTTAGGGAAAAGTTTTGATTATATTAAAATTTTAGAGCAAAATGAAAAAGGTATGTTTTTAGAGATAGGCTCTAGCGTGAAATCTTTTAAAATGTATCATTTTGCTAAAGAAAACAACTTAAAAGGCTTTGAGTTTTTAAGAAATATCCCAGGAACTTTGGGCGGTATTTTAAAAATGAATGCAGGATTAAAAGATGAGGATATTAGTAAAAACTTAATCAGCATTTGCACTTTTAATCAAGAAATTTTAAAACAAAACATCGCTTTTACTTATAGGTTTAACCCTGTTAAAGAAGTGATGTATAGTGCGAAGTTTTTTTTAGAATATGGATTTGACCCAGTTAAAGATGAACTTTTAAAAAATGCAAGAAAAAATCAACCCAAAGGCGCTAGCTTTGGCTCTATTTTTAAAAATCCAAAAAACGATCATGCAGGAAGATTGATAGAAGCAGTTAATCTTAAAGGTTTTAGTAAAAATGATGCGATGTTTAGTAATGAACATGCAAATTTCTTAATCAATAAAAAACATGCTAGTTTTGATGATGCTTTATTTTTGATAGAACTTGCCAAAAAAAGAGTTTTTGAAGAATTTGGGATTGTTTTAGAAGAAGA
- a CDS encoding AMIN domain-containing protein: protein MRINFFILLLLSYVLLNAKDNPFDNNIEQQSTEFAKLSPFQRQDFNFNSNARILKNITITYINLDGSEEQTTLDIYKSINWHDTYSFIKTKSPNATPIFDVSVTVPQNQTTKNTKLEENNTTLNIETPLFSGNIYNFISIGFYNNKINIKTEDRMLRHLSIGDPTKIIIDFAKKQNFNTKTLQVNTAKVRKVVFGSHKGYYRLVIYLDGKYSYKYSHSENLHIFNYR, encoded by the coding sequence ATGAGAATTAATTTTTTTATACTACTTTTATTATCTTATGTACTTTTAAATGCAAAAGATAATCCCTTTGATAATAATATAGAACAACAAAGTACCGAATTTGCTAAACTTAGTCCTTTTCAAAGACAAGATTTTAACTTTAATTCTAACGCGAGAATTTTAAAAAATATTACCATTACTTATATCAACCTTGATGGCTCTGAAGAACAAACGACTCTAGATATATATAAAAGCATCAATTGGCATGATACTTATTCATTTATAAAAACCAAAAGCCCAAATGCTACACCTATATTTGATGTATCTGTAACAGTACCACAAAATCAAACAACTAAAAATACAAAATTAGAAGAAAATAATACAACCTTAAATATAGAAACACCGCTTTTTAGTGGAAATATCTACAATTTTATTTCTATAGGTTTTTACAATAACAAAATCAATATTAAAACTGAAGATAGAATGTTAAGACATTTATCTATAGGAGATCCAACTAAAATTATTATAGATTTTGCTAAAAAGCAAAATTTCAATACTAAAACATTACAAGTAAATACAGCAAAAGTTAGAAAAGTTGTTTTTGGATCACATAAAGGGTATTATCGTTTAGTGATATATCTTGATGGAAAATACAGCTATAAATATTCACATAGTGAAAATTTACACATTTTTAACTACCGCTAA
- the eno gene encoding phosphopyruvate hydratase, whose protein sequence is MLIIEDLRAFEVLDSRGNPTIKAEIMLSDGSVGSAIVPSGASTGKKEALELRDNDERFGGKGVLKAIENINGIIAENIIGLDAFNQTQLDNTLLELDGTKNYSNLGANATLGISMATARAASNALGVPLYRYLGGANASVLPVPMCNIINGGAHANNSVDFQEFMIMPFGFSSFKEGLRSVCEIYAVLKKELANLGHSTALGDEGGFAPNLANNTEPLDLLMTCIKKAGYENKIKLALDVASSELYKDGKYHLEGKVFSSEDLIARYEELCAKYPIFSIEDGLAEDDYEGWIKLTQKLGNKIQLVGDDLFVTNEDILREGIIKNMANAVLIKPNQIGTITQTMRTVRLAHRNNYRCIMSHRSGESEDAFIADFAVALNTGQIKTGALARGERTAKYNRLLEIELDNDEYLGDKL, encoded by the coding sequence ATGTTGATTATTGAAGATTTAAGAGCTTTTGAAGTTTTAGACAGCAGAGGCAATCCTACCATTAAAGCTGAAATCATGCTAAGTGATGGTAGCGTAGGTAGTGCTATCGTTCCAAGTGGTGCAAGTACAGGAAAAAAAGAAGCTTTAGAATTAAGAGACAATGATGAAAGATTTGGCGGAAAAGGTGTTTTAAAAGCCATTGAAAATATCAATGGTATTATAGCTGAAAATATCATAGGGCTTGATGCATTTAATCAAACCCAGCTAGATAACACTCTTTTAGAACTTGATGGAACAAAAAACTACTCCAACCTAGGAGCAAATGCAACCTTAGGAATTTCTATGGCAACAGCACGTGCTGCTTCTAATGCACTAGGCGTTCCTTTGTATCGCTATCTAGGCGGAGCAAATGCAAGTGTATTACCTGTGCCAATGTGTAATATCATCAATGGTGGTGCGCATGCAAACAATAGCGTAGATTTTCAAGAATTTATGATTATGCCTTTTGGTTTTTCAAGCTTTAAAGAAGGGTTAAGATCAGTTTGTGAAATTTATGCAGTATTGAAAAAAGAATTAGCTAATCTAGGTCACTCTACTGCTTTAGGTGATGAGGGTGGTTTTGCTCCAAATTTAGCAAATAATACCGAGCCACTTGATCTTTTAATGACTTGTATTAAAAAAGCAGGCTATGAAAATAAAATCAAGCTAGCGTTAGATGTAGCAAGTAGCGAGCTTTACAAAGATGGTAAATATCACTTAGAAGGTAAAGTTTTCTCAAGTGAAGACTTAATTGCTCGTTATGAAGAATTATGTGCTAAATATCCAATTTTTAGCATCGAAGATGGTTTAGCTGAAGATGATTATGAAGGTTGGATTAAACTCACCCAAAAACTTGGCAATAAAATTCAACTTGTAGGTGATGATTTATTTGTGACTAATGAAGATATTTTAAGAGAAGGTATTATAAAAAATATGGCAAATGCTGTATTAATTAAACCTAATCAAATTGGCACCATCACTCAAACCATGAGAACAGTTAGATTAGCTCATAGAAACAATTATAGATGTATTATGAGCCATAGAAGTGGCGAAAGCGAAGATGCTTTTATAGCTGATTTTGCGGTAGCACTTAATACAGGACAAATTAAAACAGGAGCTTTAGCAAGAGGTGAAAGAACTGCTAAATACAATCGCTTATTAGAAATTGAACTTGATAATGATGAGTATTTAGGAGATAAACTCTGA
- the recA gene encoding recombinase RecA, with protein sequence MDDNKRKSLDAALKSLDKTFGKGTILRLGDKEVEKIDSIPTGSVGLDLALGIGGVPKGRIIEIYGPESSGKTTLTLHIIAECQKKGGVCAFIDAEHALDVRYAKNLGVDTENLYISQPDFGEQALEIVETIARSGAIDLIVVDSVAALTPKAEIEGDMGDQHVGLQARLMSQALRKLTGIVHKMNTTVIFINQIRMKIGMMGYGTPETTTGGNALKFYASVRLDVRKTATLKQNDEPIGNRVKVKVAKNKVAPPFKQAEFDVMFGEGVSREGELIDYGVKLDIIDKSGAWFSYKASKLGQGRENAKAFLKENPAIADEITQAIQNSIGIDSMILGAKEDDEEGEE encoded by the coding sequence ATGGATGATAATAAAAGAAAATCACTTGATGCGGCTTTAAAAAGTCTTGATAAAACCTTTGGAAAAGGCACTATTTTAAGACTTGGCGATAAAGAAGTTGAAAAAATTGATTCTATTCCTACGGGTTCTGTTGGACTTGATTTAGCTTTAGGGATTGGTGGGGTTCCAAAAGGAAGAATTATAGAAATTTATGGACCTGAAAGTTCAGGTAAAACCACACTTACCTTACATATCATAGCAGAATGTCAAAAAAAAGGCGGGGTTTGTGCGTTTATTGATGCTGAGCACGCTCTTGATGTAAGATATGCAAAAAATTTAGGTGTTGATACAGAAAATCTTTACATCTCTCAACCAGACTTTGGCGAACAAGCTTTAGAAATCGTTGAAACCATAGCAAGAAGTGGAGCCATTGATCTAATAGTAGTAGATAGTGTTGCTGCGCTTACTCCAAAAGCAGAAATTGAAGGTGATATGGGAGATCAGCATGTAGGCCTTCAAGCAAGATTAATGAGTCAGGCTTTAAGAAAATTAACTGGTATTGTCCATAAAATGAACACTACTGTAATTTTCATCAACCAAATTCGCATGAAAATAGGCATGATGGGTTATGGAACACCTGAAACTACTACTGGTGGAAATGCTTTAAAATTTTATGCTTCAGTGCGTTTAGATGTAAGAAAAACAGCTACTTTAAAACAAAATGATGAGCCTATTGGAAACCGTGTTAAGGTAAAAGTGGCTAAAAATAAAGTAGCCCCTCCTTTTAAACAGGCTGAATTTGATGTGATGTTTGGTGAGGGTGTAAGTCGTGAAGGTGAACTAATAGACTATGGTGTAAAACTTGATATTATTGATAAAAGCGGTGCGTGGTTTTCTTACAAGGCTTCTAAACTTGGTCAAGGTAGAGAAAATGCCAAAGCCTTTTTAAAAGAAAACCCAGCTATTGCAGATGAAATTACTCAAGCTATACAAAATTCAATCGGTATAGATAGTATGATTTTGGGTGCAAAAGAAGATGACGAAGAAGGAGAGGAATAA